One Candidatus Neomarinimicrobiota bacterium genomic region harbors:
- a CDS encoding D-glutamate deacylase translates to MKPIYQLFAFTTVLLFCSCTDGPFDIVIKGGRVMDPNSGLDGVRNIGIKGGKIVTVTQDQITGKRVINADGLVVSPGFIDLHDHGQNEEAFRFKALDGVTSAFELEVGTGDITKWYAERDESQLIHYGVSIGHIPVRMIVTGDEGDFLPSGPAKTVVASESQIAEMTRRFEEGLNQGAVAVGFGIAYTPATTVEEFETMLRVASQYNASAHIHVRGGLDGLREAITSAANTGTALHVVHANSSGAEQTAEFLAIIEEARAAGQDVTTEAYPYSASQTYIESALFDDWQTWEPERYQIFQWVDTGERLNRQSFAQYHAMGGIVIIHQRTEAMTRAAIESPLTMIASDGHIENGRGHPRGSGSYARVLGRYVRDEGILDIMDALRRMTIEPARRLEARVPAMRTKGRIYAGADADLTVFDPETVIDRATYTNGAVPSEGFRYVLVNGVPIVDNGRFVEGVRPGRPIRVGKH, encoded by the coding sequence ATGAAACCTATTTATCAACTTTTTGCATTTACGACGGTTTTACTATTCTGTTCATGTACTGATGGACCATTTGATATTGTGATCAAAGGCGGACGGGTAATGGATCCTAATTCCGGGTTGGATGGTGTCCGAAATATTGGTATAAAGGGTGGTAAAATTGTGACAGTCACTCAAGACCAAATTACTGGGAAACGTGTCATCAATGCTGACGGTTTGGTGGTTTCACCCGGATTTATAGATCTTCACGATCACGGTCAGAATGAGGAAGCATTCCGTTTTAAAGCACTGGACGGTGTTACCTCCGCTTTTGAGCTGGAGGTTGGAACAGGAGATATTACCAAATGGTACGCCGAGCGGGACGAAAGTCAATTAATACACTACGGAGTCAGTATTGGGCATATTCCCGTCCGGATGATTGTGACAGGGGATGAAGGAGATTTCCTGCCAAGCGGCCCGGCGAAAACTGTTGTAGCCAGTGAATCGCAGATAGCTGAAATGACCCGACGGTTTGAGGAGGGGTTAAATCAAGGTGCAGTAGCTGTGGGTTTTGGAATTGCCTACACACCGGCGACCACGGTGGAAGAGTTTGAGACAATGTTGCGTGTGGCATCACAGTATAATGCTTCGGCACATATCCACGTTCGTGGCGGATTAGATGGCCTCCGGGAAGCAATTACAAGTGCAGCAAATACTGGAACGGCTCTTCATGTTGTTCATGCCAATTCTAGTGGTGCTGAACAGACGGCGGAGTTTCTGGCTATTATTGAAGAAGCCCGTGCCGCGGGGCAGGATGTAACAACAGAAGCGTATCCCTACAGTGCCAGCCAGACCTACATCGAATCAGCACTCTTTGATGATTGGCAGACATGGGAACCGGAGCGCTACCAAATTTTTCAGTGGGTTGATACAGGAGAGCGTTTGAATCGCCAGTCTTTTGCTCAATACCATGCTATGGGAGGAATAGTTATTATTCATCAAAGGACAGAGGCGATGACCCGTGCCGCCATTGAAAGTCCTCTTACCATGATTGCGAGCGATGGTCATATCGAAAACGGCAGAGGCCATCCCCGTGGATCCGGATCGTATGCTAGAGTGTTGGGCCGCTATGTACGGGACGAAGGGATCTTGGATATTATGGATGCTCTCCGAAGAATGACCATTGAGCCAGCCCGCCGGCTGGAAGCCAGAGTTCCAGCTATGCGAACAAAAGGACGTATTTATGCTGGTGCTGATGCAGACCTTACCGTTTTCGATCCGGAAACAGTCATTGATCGTGCCACCTACACGAATGGTGCGGTGCCGTCTGAAGGGTTTAGGTATGTACTGGTGAACGGTGTACCTATCGTAGATAATGGTCGGTTTGTTGAAGGTGTTCGGCCGGGCAGGCCCATAAGAGTAGGTAAACACTGA